A genomic region of Chitinimonas arctica contains the following coding sequences:
- a CDS encoding PAS domain S-box protein — translation MTSPAIILVVDDEVRNCRLVEAMLRSEGYVTSCATSGEAALAEIKQCPPDLILLDIVMPGMDGYQLAGLLKANPATASIPIIMVTAQIDRRAHMAGLDAGAEEFLTKPIDRAELRLRVRNLLRLKSYNDFLQNHNVILEQQVLARTADLQRFRSALDTTADAIFLIDRGTMRFIEANATACNMLGYTREELLRQGPEQIGFATLEELERVYDSIIADNLGNDLTEIEIRRKDGSRLEVELRCQAQRFGTQLIIVGVLRDITERKAAEQQLYRLTQLRLSEAATQVAILNALPANIALLDTQGTIVSVNEAWRRVASTNLLQGQTYGIGLNYLASCDSAKGNEAAVAQKVAAGIRSVLAGEVKHFAIEYPSHLPSERRWFLLMVSPLADDGSNGAVVMYLDVTAERQAKESLEASELRFRQMAENIRDVFYLIEADSNSVLYVSPAYQDIWGRSCESLYACPGSWIEALHPDDRAATYEKYKQGMAAGSYEFEYRVVRPDGSIRWVKTKGYPVRDDAGKMIRICGVAEDVTEQMLASQALRESERRFRDLLGSVQLVSVMLDLESRITYCNDYLLRVTGWQREEVIGADWFELFAPSALGDMRQVFMTLLANLPEASHHENEILTRAGERRLIRWNSSVLRSGVGDVIGTASIGEDITEQKRAELEILDLTVKLEQRVLDRTADLEQARNEANLASQAKSSFLATMSHEIRTPMNGVIGMVDILQQTCLQDYQTEMVDLIRDSAYSLLTIIDDILDFSKIEAGRLEIESSPISVTEVVEKACAMLAPLAARKSVELALFVDPTLPATVLGDGLRLRQVLLNLVGNAIKFSSGREQCGQVEVSMVPTERSATHLALTVQVRDNGIGMDEETQARLVSAFSQADTSTTRRLGGTGLGLVISRRLVELMKGDLTLHSRAGQGAAFTVNLRFEIPADEANASNPVSEVAGLACLVVGGASSQAAHIATYLSHGGARVERSATLVEAQRLQARLPAGCWIWVVDDADIPSSQHDHAAMRLQNPAQDIRRITIARGAHHALPDQFPDQVRLDGNVLTYRRLLHAVASVAGRVAEKAVSQQAKPPCQKEEAFSPPAHGDALRQGRLILVAEDNETNQKVILRQLALLGFAADVAATGRIALECWQSRNYALLLTDLHMPEMDGYELATKIRALDDDTCRRPIVALTANALKDEADRCRAAGMDDYLSKPVRLTDLQAILATWLPAVPVVPLLQPPPIAAEAPAADVRVLASLVGDDPAVLLEFLTDFRAAAIVIAQALKIACAKQHLAQASEQAHKLKAAARSVGAVVLGELCVQIEVACDAGSTEAVAVLLPLFELELEKVYAYLDAGPALHPVQHLY, via the coding sequence ATGACTAGCCCAGCCATCATCCTGGTCGTTGACGATGAAGTCCGCAATTGCAGGTTGGTTGAAGCGATGCTGCGATCGGAAGGCTATGTGACCAGCTGCGCCACCAGCGGTGAAGCCGCATTGGCGGAAATCAAGCAGTGCCCACCGGATTTGATCCTGCTCGACATCGTGATGCCAGGCATGGATGGTTACCAGTTGGCCGGCCTGCTCAAGGCCAATCCGGCCACCGCCAGCATCCCCATCATCATGGTGACCGCGCAAATCGATCGCCGCGCCCACATGGCGGGTCTGGATGCCGGTGCGGAAGAATTCTTGACCAAGCCCATCGACCGGGCCGAGTTGCGGCTCAGGGTCCGCAATCTACTGCGATTGAAGTCATACAACGATTTCTTGCAGAACCATAACGTCATCCTGGAGCAGCAGGTACTGGCGCGTACCGCCGATTTGCAGCGCTTCCGTTCCGCGCTGGATACCACGGCGGATGCCATCTTTCTGATCGATCGCGGCACCATGCGCTTTATCGAGGCCAACGCCACCGCCTGCAATATGCTCGGCTATACGCGCGAAGAATTGCTCAGGCAAGGCCCGGAACAAATAGGTTTTGCCACGCTGGAAGAGCTGGAGCGTGTGTATGACTCGATCATCGCGGATAACCTTGGCAACGATCTGACCGAAATCGAAATACGGCGCAAGGATGGTTCCCGCCTGGAAGTGGAGTTGCGGTGCCAGGCGCAACGCTTTGGCACGCAATTGATCATCGTCGGCGTATTGCGCGATATCACCGAGCGCAAAGCCGCTGAACAGCAACTCTATCGCCTGACCCAACTGCGCCTGAGCGAGGCAGCCACCCAGGTCGCCATTCTCAATGCGCTACCCGCCAATATTGCCTTGCTCGATACGCAAGGGACCATCGTCTCGGTGAACGAGGCATGGCGCCGGGTTGCCAGCACAAACCTGCTGCAAGGCCAGACCTACGGGATCGGGCTGAACTACCTGGCTAGTTGCGACAGCGCAAAAGGCAATGAAGCCGCTGTGGCGCAAAAGGTGGCGGCCGGTATTCGTTCGGTGCTGGCGGGAGAGGTCAAGCACTTCGCCATTGAATATCCTAGTCACTTACCCAGCGAACGGCGTTGGTTCCTGTTGATGGTATCCCCGCTGGCGGACGATGGTTCGAATGGCGCGGTGGTCATGTACCTGGATGTGACGGCAGAGCGGCAGGCCAAGGAAAGTCTGGAAGCCAGCGAATTGCGCTTCCGCCAAATGGCCGAAAACATCCGCGATGTGTTTTATCTGATTGAAGCGGACAGCAACAGCGTGCTGTATGTCAGCCCCGCCTACCAGGATATCTGGGGCCGCAGCTGCGAAAGCCTGTACGCCTGCCCTGGGTCGTGGATCGAAGCACTCCATCCCGATGACCGGGCAGCGACCTACGAGAAGTATAAGCAAGGCATGGCGGCCGGATCCTATGAATTCGAATACAGGGTAGTAAGGCCGGACGGCTCCATTCGCTGGGTAAAAACCAAGGGTTATCCGGTTCGCGACGATGCCGGCAAGATGATACGCATCTGCGGCGTGGCCGAAGATGTTACCGAACAGATGTTGGCCTCGCAGGCGCTGCGTGAGAGCGAGCGCCGCTTCCGCGACCTGCTCGGTAGTGTGCAACTCGTTTCCGTGATGCTGGATCTCGAGTCCCGGATTACCTATTGCAACGACTACTTGCTACGCGTAACGGGCTGGCAGCGGGAGGAGGTGATCGGCGCCGACTGGTTCGAGCTGTTCGCGCCATCGGCGCTTGGCGACATGAGGCAGGTCTTCATGACGCTGCTCGCCAATCTGCCTGAGGCATCGCATCACGAGAACGAGATACTCACCCGGGCCGGGGAGCGGCGTCTGATACGCTGGAACAGTTCGGTACTCCGCTCAGGCGTGGGCGACGTGATCGGTACGGCCAGCATCGGTGAGGACATCACCGAGCAAAAGCGGGCCGAACTGGAAATTCTGGATCTCACCGTCAAATTGGAGCAACGGGTCCTCGATCGTACCGCTGATCTGGAACAGGCCCGCAATGAGGCAAATTTGGCCAGCCAGGCCAAGTCCAGCTTTCTGGCCACCATGAGCCATGAGATTCGCACGCCGATGAATGGGGTGATCGGCATGGTGGATATCTTGCAGCAGACCTGCCTGCAAGACTACCAAACGGAGATGGTCGATCTGATCCGCGATTCGGCCTATTCCCTGCTAACGATCATCGACGACATTCTCGATTTTTCCAAGATAGAAGCCGGCCGCCTGGAAATTGAGTCCAGCCCCATCTCGGTGACCGAGGTGGTTGAGAAGGCCTGCGCCATGCTGGCGCCCTTGGCAGCCAGAAAGAGCGTGGAATTGGCATTGTTTGTCGATCCCACGCTGCCCGCCACCGTCCTGGGCGATGGCTTGCGCTTGCGCCAGGTGTTGTTGAACCTGGTCGGGAATGCCATCAAATTCTCCAGCGGCCGCGAACAATGCGGACAGGTGGAAGTCAGCATGGTGCCCACCGAGCGGAGCGCGACACACCTGGCGCTCACCGTGCAGGTGCGCGACAACGGGATAGGGATGGATGAGGAGACGCAGGCACGCCTGGTCTCCGCATTCAGCCAGGCCGATACCTCGACGACCCGGCGTCTTGGCGGGACCGGACTGGGACTGGTGATTTCACGCCGCTTGGTGGAGCTGATGAAGGGCGACTTAACCCTGCATAGCAGGGCGGGGCAGGGTGCCGCCTTCACGGTGAACCTGCGGTTCGAGATACCGGCCGACGAGGCGAATGCAAGCAACCCGGTCTCTGAAGTGGCAGGGCTGGCCTGCCTGGTGGTGGGCGGTGCGAGCAGCCAAGCCGCGCATATCGCTACCTATCTATCCCATGGCGGCGCGCGCGTAGAACGGTCCGCCACGCTGGTCGAGGCACAGCGCTTGCAGGCACGGCTGCCGGCCGGGTGCTGGATATGGGTCGTCGATGATGCGGATATCCCTTCGTCGCAACACGATCATGCCGCCATGCGCTTGCAGAATCCGGCGCAGGACATTCGTAGGATCACCATTGCGCGTGGCGCACATCATGCCCTGCCGGACCAGTTCCCGGACCAGGTACGGTTGGACGGCAATGTCCTTACCTACCGCCGATTGCTGCATGCCGTGGCATCGGTGGCGGGCAGGGTTGCCGAAAAGGCAGTGTCGCAGCAGGCGAAGCCGCCCTGCCAGAAGGAGGAGGCATTCAGCCCCCCTGCGCATGGCGACGCGCTTCGCCAGGGCCGGCTTATCCTGGTGGCTGAGGACAATGAGACCAATCAGAAGGTGATCTTGCGCCAGTTGGCCTTGCTCGGCTTTGCTGCGGATGTTGCCGCTACGGGACGCATCGCGCTCGAATGTTGGCAAAGCAGGAATTACGCGCTTTTGCTGACCGACTTGCATATGCCTGAAATGGATGGCTACGAACTCGCTACCAAGATTCGGGCGCTGGACGATGACACCTGTCGCCGCCCCATTGTGGCACTCACCGCCAATGCGCTTAAGGATGAAGCCGATCGCTGCCGGGCTGCCGGTATGGACGATTATCTGAGCAAGCCGGTGCGGTTGACGGATTTGCAGGCAATCCTTGCCACGTGGCTACCCGCTGTCCCGGTTGTCCCCTTGCTACAGCCCCCCCCCATTGCCGCCGAAGCCCCGGCGGCGGATGTGCGGGTACTGGCCAGCCTGGTCGGCGACGATCCGGCCGTGCTCCTGGAATTCCTGACGGATTTCAGGGCCGCTGCCATTGTCATTGCGCAGGCATTAAAGATAGCCTGTGCCAAGCAACACTTGGCACAGGCCAGTGAGCAAGCCCACAAATTGAAGGCTGCCGCCCGAAGTGTCGGTGCGGTGGTGCTCGGAGAGCTATGCGTACAGATCGAGGTAGCCTGCGATGCCGGCAGTACCGAAGCGGTGGCGGTGTTATTGCCGCTGTTCGAGCTTGAGCTCGAAAAGGTATATGCCTACCTGGACGCCGGTCCTGCTTTGCATCCGGTGCAGCACCTCTACTGA
- a CDS encoding response regulator, translating to MTKVLVIEDNPANMKLACLLLKTAGHTVLCATDAEEGLVQARRELPDLILLDIQLPGMDGLAATAELKHDPVTAGIPVVALTAMAMKEDREKTRLAGCDAYLAKPLRYADLYAVIDALLLKTDIPPP from the coding sequence ATGACCAAAGTATTAGTGATTGAAGACAACCCGGCGAATATGAAGCTGGCCTGTCTGCTATTGAAAACCGCCGGCCATACGGTGCTATGCGCGACGGATGCCGAAGAAGGTTTGGTCCAAGCGCGCAGGGAACTGCCCGACCTGATCCTGCTGGACATCCAATTGCCCGGTATGGATGGGCTGGCCGCAACCGCCGAGTTGAAACACGATCCGGTCACGGCCGGTATACCCGTCGTGGCACTGACTGCCATGGCGATGAAGGAAGATAGGGAGAAAACCAGGTTGGCTGGCTGTGATGCCTACCTGGCCAAACCACTGCGGTACGCCGATCTGTACGCGGTGATCGATGCCCTCCTCCTTAAAACGGACATCCCGCCACCATGA
- a CDS encoding response regulator, with protein sequence MLTIAADVADGVTDLGEKPAGKEGVADFQRQATLVKTGALQDAIFNSAYFSCIATDEKGVIQIFNIGAERMLGYAAADVINLITPAEFSDPQELVTRAAALSVEFDRLITPGFEALVYKAARGIEDIYELTKVRRDGSRFSAMISVTALRDVADNIIGYLLIGTDNTARKQVELDRTLLDQRLRDQQFYTRSLIESNIDALMTTDPQGIISDVNQQMMTLTGRTRDELIGAPCSNFFTDPIRADAAIKRVLTENKVSNYELTVQALDGAETAVSYNAATFYDRNRKLQGVFAAARDVTERKRFELALQEKNGWEHASRMKSEFLATMSHELRTPLNAIIGFSEVLKDGLIGQMSDVQQEYIGDIFSSGQHLLSLINDILDLSKVEAGMMTLDLEAVDLNSLLLNSLSIVRERAAGQRIHLELEAGEDLGMPQMDMRKTKQIVYNLLSNAVKFSARGGRVTLYARRVARSAVGTLTGVWPVHNFPLAENTYQDFLEICVSDNGIGISSEDMAKLFQAFSQIDSGLSRRFEGTGLGLAMVKQLAELHGGTVAVTSAQGEGARFAVWLPLRTLAHTAASSAEAAVIATVHATERFALVIEDHDQTADLVRLLLEAEDFTVLRASSAEAALRLVPQQALSLITLDLQLPGINGWEFLRQIRESSVLAHVPVVIMTGSSDSNMALAGGAAAVLQKPISRAQLKAALADLGLHPIPARTHTVLVVDDDPKEVELIAAFLPGPAYAVVRAYGGDEAITLAQRLRPDLILLDLVMPDVSGFEVVDALQSSPNTMGIPILVITAKQITEADRIALNCHPGKAIQIVEKAGFSHARFIREVRRALLPHAERTTYDQSISD encoded by the coding sequence ATGCTGACAATCGCTGCCGATGTGGCTGATGGTGTTACCGACCTGGGCGAAAAGCCGGCCGGCAAGGAAGGTGTAGCCGATTTCCAGCGCCAAGCCACGCTAGTCAAGACCGGTGCCTTGCAGGACGCCATCTTCAACAGTGCTTACTTCTCCTGTATCGCGACGGATGAAAAAGGCGTCATCCAGATTTTCAATATCGGTGCCGAGCGCATGCTGGGGTACGCGGCCGCCGATGTCATCAACCTCATTACCCCTGCGGAATTCTCCGACCCACAAGAATTGGTCACGCGCGCCGCGGCGCTCAGCGTGGAATTCGACCGGCTGATCACGCCCGGTTTCGAGGCGCTGGTGTACAAGGCCGCGCGTGGGATTGAGGACATTTACGAGCTGACGAAGGTTCGTCGGGATGGCAGCCGTTTCTCCGCCATGATTTCAGTGACGGCGCTGCGGGACGTGGCCGACAACATCATCGGCTACCTTTTGATCGGTACCGACAATACGGCTCGCAAACAAGTCGAATTGGACCGCACGCTGCTTGACCAGCGGCTGCGCGACCAACAGTTCTATACGCGCTCGCTGATCGAATCGAATATCGACGCGCTGATGACGACCGATCCGCAAGGCATCATCAGCGATGTAAACCAGCAAATGATGACGCTGACCGGGCGGACCCGCGACGAGCTGATCGGCGCGCCCTGCAGTAATTTCTTTACCGATCCGATCCGCGCCGACGCCGCCATCAAACGCGTCCTGACCGAGAACAAGGTAAGCAACTATGAACTGACCGTCCAGGCCCTGGATGGTGCGGAAACGGCGGTGTCCTATAACGCCGCGACTTTCTACGACCGCAACCGCAAGCTGCAAGGCGTCTTCGCGGCCGCGCGCGATGTGACCGAGCGCAAGCGCTTTGAGCTGGCGCTGCAAGAGAAGAATGGCTGGGAACACGCCAGCCGCATGAAATCGGAGTTCCTGGCCACCATGTCGCACGAACTGCGGACGCCCCTGAATGCCATCATCGGCTTTTCGGAGGTGCTCAAGGACGGCTTGATCGGTCAGATGAGCGACGTCCAGCAGGAATACATAGGCGACATATTCAGCAGCGGCCAGCATTTGCTCTCGCTGATCAATGACATCCTGGACTTATCCAAGGTCGAGGCGGGCATGATGACGCTGGATCTCGAGGCAGTCGACTTGAATAGCCTGTTGCTGAACAGCTTGTCCATCGTCCGGGAAAGGGCGGCGGGCCAACGTATCCATCTCGAGCTGGAAGCGGGCGAAGATCTGGGCATGCCCCAGATGGATATGCGCAAGACCAAGCAGATTGTCTACAACCTGCTGTCCAATGCCGTCAAATTCAGCGCGCGCGGGGGGCGAGTGACCTTGTATGCGCGCCGTGTTGCGCGAAGCGCGGTCGGTACGCTGACCGGTGTTTGGCCGGTGCATAACTTTCCCTTAGCCGAAAATACTTACCAGGATTTCCTGGAAATATGCGTCAGCGATAACGGTATCGGCATCTCGTCGGAAGACATGGCGAAACTGTTCCAGGCTTTCAGCCAGATCGACAGCGGCTTGTCGCGTCGATTCGAAGGTACCGGACTGGGTTTGGCGATGGTCAAGCAACTGGCCGAACTACACGGCGGTACGGTCGCGGTGACCAGCGCGCAAGGCGAGGGCGCCCGCTTTGCCGTCTGGTTGCCTTTGCGCACGCTGGCGCATACCGCGGCTTCCTCTGCCGAAGCCGCGGTCATAGCGACCGTCCATGCCACGGAGCGCTTCGCCCTGGTCATCGAGGACCACGATCAGACGGCCGATCTGGTGCGGCTCCTGCTCGAAGCCGAAGACTTTACCGTGCTACGGGCATCGAGCGCCGAGGCGGCCCTGCGTTTGGTGCCGCAACAAGCCCTCAGCCTGATCACGCTGGACCTTCAATTGCCCGGCATCAATGGCTGGGAGTTTCTCCGCCAAATCCGGGAGAGCAGTGTGCTGGCGCATGTACCGGTGGTGATCATGACCGGTTCGTCCGATAGCAATATGGCCCTCGCCGGCGGTGCCGCGGCAGTACTGCAAAAGCCGATCAGCCGAGCCCAATTGAAAGCGGCCCTGGCCGATCTGGGCCTGCACCCCATCCCGGCGCGCACCCACACGGTGCTGGTGGTCGACGACGATCCCAAGGAAGTCGAACTGATTGCTGCTTTCCTGCCCGGACCGGCCTATGCGGTCGTACGCGCCTACGGCGGCGACGAAGCGATCACGCTGGCGCAGCGATTGAGACCTGACTTGATTCTGCTGGATCTGGTCATGCCGGATGTAAGCGGCTTTGAGGTAGTCGACGCGCTCCAGAGCAGTCCCAATACGATGGGTATTCCTATCCTGGTGATCACCGCCAAGCAGATTACCGAGGCAGACCGCATCGCGCTCAATTGCCATCCGGGCAAAGCCATTCAAATCGTCGAAAAGGCCGGGTTCAGTCATGCCCGCTTTATCAGGGAAGTGAGGCGCGCATTGCTGCCTCATGCCGAAAGAACCACATATGACCAAAGTATTAGTGATTGA
- a CDS encoding DUF3800 domain-containing protein, with the protein MSKKTAFAYLDESGDLGWKLKAPYGNGGSSRHFAIAIAIGQQNAFRRFGKIITQLHKVQNWSSPKEKKWGAVGSQARTTFCQLAAVELARNAELKVLVGVYHKKMAPDFVRIRDVRAEYPDLAETDLLKLEAKYKGRTHLVYAMMVAELLATYLPRELNYLSYCPDDLNEGQRTLEQILIYRLLALDRRSLELSHVNRESAMQGGLDFADMVAGAVWESFERKDRTYIDILEQQIVVHEFNAPPADLAAIKYTEPFNQSTVRIPAVHVP; encoded by the coding sequence ATGAGTAAAAAGACTGCTTTTGCCTATCTCGATGAAAGCGGAGACTTAGGCTGGAAGCTCAAGGCACCATATGGAAATGGCGGATCGAGCCGTCATTTCGCTATAGCGATCGCCATTGGTCAACAGAACGCGTTTCGTAGATTTGGTAAAATAATTACTCAACTACATAAAGTGCAAAATTGGTCGTCTCCAAAAGAGAAAAAATGGGGGGCCGTTGGCTCGCAAGCTAGAACTACATTCTGCCAGCTAGCTGCAGTGGAGCTGGCACGAAACGCGGAACTTAAGGTTCTTGTCGGTGTTTACCATAAGAAAATGGCGCCTGATTTTGTAAGGATACGCGATGTACGGGCAGAATATCCAGACCTCGCTGAAACCGACCTTCTCAAGCTGGAAGCGAAATACAAAGGTCGCACCCACCTCGTGTACGCCATGATGGTTGCGGAGTTGCTCGCCACTTATCTTCCAAGGGAATTGAACTATTTGAGTTACTGCCCCGATGATTTGAACGAGGGACAGCGTACACTCGAACAAATTCTCATCTACCGGTTACTCGCATTGGACCGTCGTTCGTTGGAATTAAGCCATGTGAATCGTGAATCAGCCATGCAGGGAGGGCTTGACTTCGCAGACATGGTTGCCGGTGCGGTATGGGAAAGCTTCGAGAGAAAGGACCGGACCTATATTGATATCCTGGAGCAGCAAATTGTTGTGCATGAATTCAATGCACCCCCCGCTGATCTTGCTGCCATCAAGTACACCGAACCTTTCAACCAATCCACGGTGCGAATTCCTGCTGTCCATGTCCCCTGA
- a CDS encoding DUF2799 domain-containing protein: MKRMLLLLSGLWLGGCAAMSEAECRTGDWYGVGERDGREGRESRLGDYAKACEKAGVLPNTAEYSNGRERGLRAYCTPESGYRAGREGQSYGNVCAPELQGAFLREYERGRARYELKREINNLENEMVRWGREIDRLSELMGKETNDDNRKKLRRERESYERQRRDGQTRLVLLQARWMVQGD, encoded by the coding sequence ATGAAACGGATGCTGTTGTTGCTGAGCGGCCTTTGGCTGGGCGGCTGCGCCGCGATGAGCGAAGCAGAGTGCCGTACCGGCGACTGGTATGGAGTAGGTGAGCGCGACGGCCGCGAAGGGCGGGAAAGCCGCCTGGGGGACTACGCCAAGGCCTGCGAGAAGGCCGGCGTGCTACCCAATACGGCCGAGTATTCAAATGGCCGGGAACGCGGTCTACGGGCCTATTGCACGCCGGAGAGCGGCTATCGCGCCGGCCGTGAGGGGCAAAGCTATGGGAATGTCTGTGCCCCCGAGTTGCAGGGCGCGTTTCTCCGCGAATATGAACGCGGCAGGGCGCGCTACGAGCTCAAGCGCGAGATCAACAACCTGGAAAACGAAATGGTCCGCTGGGGACGCGAGATCGACCGGCTCAGCGAACTGATGGGCAAGGAAACCAACGACGATAACCGCAAGAAGCTACGCCGCGAGCGAGAGTCTTATGAGCGGCAACGGCGCGATGGCCAGACCCGCTTGGTGCTGTTGCAGGCGCGGTGGATGGTGCAGGGGGATTAG
- a CDS encoding argininosuccinate synthase has product MSDIKKVVLAYSGGLDTSVILKWLQDTYQTEVVTFTADIGQGEELEPARAKAIKMGIKPENIYIDDLREEFVRDFVFPMFRANTVYEGEYLLGTSIARPLIAKRQIEIANATGAEAVSHGATGKGNDQVRFELGYYALKPGVKVIAPWREWDLLSREKLLSYAEKAGIPIEMKHKAGGAPYSMDANLLHISFEGRHLEDPKAEAEESMWRWTVSPEAAPDQAQYLDLEFEQGDLVAIDGIRMKPHELLARLNELGGKHGIGRLDLVENRYVGMKSRGCYETPGGTILLRAHRGIESITLDREVAHLKDNLMPRYAEIIYNGYWWSPERRAIQALIDQTQQRVNGWVRVKLYKGGVTVVARDSKDSLFDQTIATFDDDGGAYNQKDAEGFIKLNALRMRIAASKRG; this is encoded by the coding sequence ATGTCCGATATCAAGAAAGTTGTCCTCGCCTACTCCGGGGGCCTCGATACCTCCGTGATCCTCAAGTGGTTGCAAGACACCTACCAGACCGAAGTCGTGACCTTTACCGCCGATATCGGCCAGGGCGAGGAGCTGGAACCAGCCCGCGCCAAGGCGATCAAGATGGGGATCAAACCCGAGAACATCTATATCGACGATCTGCGCGAAGAGTTCGTGCGCGATTTCGTGTTCCCCATGTTTCGCGCCAACACCGTCTACGAAGGCGAATACCTGTTGGGTACCTCCATCGCCCGGCCGCTGATCGCCAAGCGCCAGATCGAGATCGCCAACGCCACCGGTGCCGAAGCGGTCAGCCACGGCGCCACCGGCAAGGGCAATGACCAGGTACGGTTCGAGCTGGGTTATTACGCGCTCAAGCCCGGCGTCAAGGTGATCGCGCCTTGGCGTGAATGGGACCTGCTCAGCCGCGAAAAGCTGCTGAGCTATGCCGAAAAGGCCGGTATTCCCATCGAAATGAAGCATAAGGCCGGCGGCGCGCCCTATTCCATGGACGCCAATCTGCTGCATATCAGCTTCGAAGGCCGCCATCTGGAAGACCCCAAGGCCGAAGCCGAAGAAAGCATGTGGCGCTGGACCGTATCGCCCGAGGCCGCGCCCGACCAGGCGCAGTACCTGGACCTGGAGTTTGAACAGGGCGATCTGGTGGCCATCGACGGTATCCGGATGAAGCCGCACGAACTGCTCGCCCGCCTCAACGAACTGGGCGGCAAGCATGGCATCGGTCGGCTGGATCTGGTGGAAAACCGCTACGTCGGCATGAAGTCGCGCGGCTGCTACGAAACCCCTGGCGGCACCATCCTGCTGCGCGCCCACCGCGGCATCGAATCGATCACGCTGGACCGCGAGGTCGCGCATCTGAAGGACAACCTGATGCCGCGCTACGCCGAAATCATCTACAACGGCTACTGGTGGAGCCCGGAACGCCGCGCGATCCAGGCCTTGATCGACCAGACCCAGCAGCGCGTCAATGGTTGGGTACGGGTCAAGCTGTACAAAGGCGGCGTCACCGTGGTGGCCCGTGACTCCAAGGACAGCTTGTTCGACCAGACCATTGCGACCTTCGACGATGACGGCGGCGCTTATAACCAGAAGGACGCCGAAGGCTTTATCAAGCTCAATGCCCTGCGTATGCGGATTGCAGCCAGCAAGCGCGGTTGA
- a CDS encoding 5-carboxymethyl-2-hydroxymuconate Delta-isomerase — protein MPHIVLEYSQPLPQPVDFQGLFAELHSAMVEMGDIRLIDIKSRAIGLSDWRLGDGDASHAFVHLKAYLLESDTRDTEYKRRLSAALQLIVAAYFARSLAEQACQLCFEVIDIRRDCYAKIVSPSLSY, from the coding sequence GTGCCGCATATCGTGCTTGAGTACAGCCAACCGTTGCCGCAGCCGGTTGATTTCCAAGGTCTGTTCGCCGAATTGCACAGCGCAATGGTGGAAATGGGCGATATTCGCCTTATCGATATCAAAAGCCGCGCCATCGGCCTGAGCGACTGGCGCCTGGGTGACGGCGATGCCAGCCATGCCTTTGTCCATCTCAAGGCCTATTTGCTCGAATCCGACACGCGCGACACCGAATACAAGCGACGATTATCGGCTGCGCTGCAGCTCATCGTCGCCGCCTATTTTGCCCGCTCGCTGGCCGAGCAGGCGTGCCAACTCTGTTTTGAAGTGATCGATATCCGTCGCGACTGCTACGCCAAGATCGTTTCTCCCTCTCTTTCCTATTGA
- the argF gene encoding ornithine carbamoyltransferase, whose translation MARHFLQFTDFTREEYEHLFARSRVLKERLRRGEVYQPLVGKTLAMIFEKSSTRTRVSFEAGMNQLGGHAMFLASKDTQLGRGEPIEDVARVIGRMCDIVMLRTYEQTIADTFAAYSQAPVINGLTNEYHPCQTLADIFTFIEQRGSIEGRTVAWVGDSNNISRTWLQAARIFDFKLRLACPKGYEMKVLDGIDYGSAHFEQTHDPREAVEGADIVATDVCVSMGYERESLQRRVDFLAYKVSADLMKLASKDAVFMHCLPAHRGEEVDPEVLDGPQSIVWDEAENRMHTQKALIEFLLLGKVVE comes from the coding sequence ATGGCCAGGCATTTCCTGCAGTTCACCGACTTCACCCGCGAAGAATACGAACATCTGTTCGCACGTAGCCGCGTGCTGAAGGAACGCCTGCGCCGAGGGGAGGTATACCAGCCGCTGGTGGGCAAGACGCTGGCGATGATCTTCGAGAAAAGCTCCACCCGCACCCGGGTGTCGTTCGAAGCAGGTATGAACCAGCTGGGCGGCCACGCCATGTTCCTGGCCTCCAAGGATACCCAGCTGGGCCGCGGCGAACCCATCGAGGATGTCGCGCGGGTGATCGGCCGCATGTGCGATATCGTGATGCTGCGCACGTACGAGCAGACCATTGCCGATACCTTCGCCGCCTATTCGCAGGCGCCGGTCATCAACGGACTGACCAATGAATACCACCCCTGCCAGACCCTGGCGGATATCTTCACCTTTATCGAGCAGCGCGGATCCATCGAGGGCCGTACCGTGGCCTGGGTGGGCGATTCCAACAATATCTCGCGTACCTGGCTGCAAGCCGCCCGGATTTTCGATTTCAAGCTCAGGTTGGCTTGCCCCAAGGGTTATGAAATGAAGGTGCTGGACGGCATCGACTACGGTTCCGCGCACTTCGAGCAGACCCACGACCCGCGCGAGGCGGTGGAAGGCGCCGATATCGTCGCCACCGACGTCTGCGTCTCCATGGGGTATGAGCGTGAAAGCTTGCAGCGACGGGTGGATTTCCTGGCCTACAAGGTAAGTGCCGACCTGATGAAGCTGGCCTCCAAGGATGCGGTCTTTATGCATTGCCTGCCGGCCCACCGTGGCGAAGAAGTCGATCCGGAGGTATTGGACGGTCCGCAGTCCATTGTTTGGGACGAAGCAGAGAACCGCATGCATACCCAAAAGGCGCTGATCGAATTCCTGCTGCTGGGCAAGGTGGTGGAATAA